A single genomic interval of Arachis duranensis cultivar V14167 chromosome 7, aradu.V14167.gnm2.J7QH, whole genome shotgun sequence harbors:
- the LOC110273503 gene encoding protein ACCELERATED CELL DEATH 6-like, translated as MNQQPEACETEASSLHNGVEDEPESVSVIVKHSEHESLEFLGQVYHQARGGAATTLTQESYYYSFNILREFKTPTRNTVLHVAALYGNDEKAYCVARQEPDLVVFFNENQDTPLHVAARAGHFSIIKTLLDAYWVNSNNNVAHLLQLLKMKNRIPHLLHQYHSLSLSQSCYEFALYEINYEARSVLYLAVECKLTEAVYRILDKCPENATPKGISPLVQAIMGRDKEMLTTIADKKEECIHLREWDGRLALHVAAETGYHEGVVYLLERCKPCSIRRDILGFLPLHLAARHGHLEVVKELLGYCPDLDEMLDAGGNNILHIAAKGGELNMVNFILQTPLLEKMINQRNIEGETPLHVATSHGEAKIVHALTWDNRVDLNVVNSSRKGGQTPLDIANRNFYAAAASKVAPFERQRHKDTVESLSVISTLIITASVAACLAVPGEADGAANNLHKAMFHLFIFCITVSMFTSTAATIILIWGRLGVVQLLNLVMVVALPLLGTAVVTLFLAFMAGIYTVISKLTWLATTFLIITCIFVAIICVLFFLLFLPTSCTGKISRYISYYPFIFLASLAEKERQLPLAFVAEPKE; from the exons atgaACCAGCAACCAGA GGCATGCGAAACAGAGGCCTCTTCTTTGCATAATGGTGTCGAAGACGAACCGGAAAGTGTCTCTGTGATTGTGAAGCATAGTGAACATGAGAGCCTGGAATTTCTTGGACAAGTGTATCACCAAGCAAGAGGGGGTGCTGCAACTACTCTCACACAAGAATCTTATTATTATTCCTTCAACATTCTGAGAGAATTCAAGACCCCTACGAGGAACACAGTGCTACATGTAGCAGCCTTGTACGGAAATGATGAGAAGGCGTATTGCGTGGCGCGTCAAGAACCTGATCTTGTAGTGTTCTTCAACGAAAACCAGGACACTCCCCTTCATGTTGCTGCAAGAGCTGGCCATTTCTCCATTATTAAAACGCTCTTGGATGCTTATTGggtcaactccaacaacaatgtgGCACATTTATTGCAACTACTGAAGATGAAGAACAG GATCCCTCATCTGCTTCATCAatatcactctctctctctctcgcagTCTTGTTATGAGTTCGCCTTATATGAAATCAACTATGAAGCTCGCTCGGTGCTGTACTTGGCTGTTGAATGCAAGCTCACGGAAGCTGTTTACCGAATCTTGGACAAGTGCCCGGAGAATGCCACACCAAAAGGAATATCACCCCTTGTACAGGCCATCATGGGCCGAGATAAAG AAATGTTGACAACCATAGCGGATAAGAAAGAAGAATGCATACATTTAAGGGAATGGGACGGAAGGCTTGCTCTTCATGTTGCAGCAGAGACAGGCTACCACGAAGGTGTTGTTTATTTACTTGAGAGATGCAAGCCTTGTAGCATTCGTAGGGACATACTTGGCTTCCTCCCACTTCATCTAGCAGCTCGTCATGGCCATTTGGAAGTGGTTAAAGAATTGTTGGGCTACTGTCCAGATCTCGACGAGATGCTTGATGCAGGTGGCAACAATATTCTTCACATTGCAGCAAAAGGTGGAGAGCTTAATATGGTGAACTTCATCCTTCAAACACCTCTACTTGAGAAGATGATAAACCAGAGGAATATAGAAGGAGAAACACCTTTGCATGTAGCTACATCCCATGGAGAAGCCAAGATTGTGCACGCCTTAACATGGGACAACAGGGTTGATCTTAACGTGGTTAACTCATCAAGAAAAGGGGGGCAAACACCTCTTGATATTGCAAATAGGAATTTTTATGCTGCTGCAGCGTCAAAAGTTGCACCCTTCGAAAGGCAA CGGCACAAGGACACAGTAGAGTCATTGAGTGTGATCTCAACACTCATAATCACAGCTTCGGTGGCAGCATGTTTGGCTGTGCCAGGAGAGGCAGATGGCGCCGCCAATAACCTGCACAAGGCCATGTTTCACCTCTTCATCTTCTGCATCACAGTGTCTATGTTTACTTCCACTGCTGCCACTATCATACTCATCTGGGGAAGACTCGGTGTGGTTCAATTGTTGAATCTAGTTATGGTGGTGGCACTGCCGCTTCTAGGAACCGCTGTTGTTACACTTTTTCTGGCGTTCATGGCAGGTATCTACACAGTTATAAGCAAACTCACCTGGCTGGCCACAACCTTTCTGATTATAACTTGCATATTTGTGGCCATCATCTGTGTCTTGTTCTTCCTCCTTTTCCTCCCCACTTCGTGTACCGGCAAGATCTCACGCTACATTTCTTACTACCCCTTTATTTTTCTAGCATCGCTTGCTGAGAAGGAACGACAATTGCCCCTTGCTTTTGTTGCCGAACCTAAGGAGTAG
- the LOC107496820 gene encoding uncharacterized protein LOC107496820, producing MTVGGASTSMPIVAPGCLLVEPPSVPAGLARSPSLIFGLLGGGEPDRVENVMREDDSDDEPDHILGDSDEDTSRNPPARQGPSSSGSHQHPPHFSTLNLEAVAQQPDIDPTFEESDHLKYHGICKEFENGCTWMVRITLRQRKGNWEVRRYNGTHTYLATLILSDHRQLNHHVICARIFPLVRADVAVTIKVLQEATEATYGFKPSYRKVWMEKQKAVA from the exons ATGACGGTGGGGGGTGCTTCTACCTCGATGCCTATCGTTGCACCTGGTTGTCTGTTGGTCGAACCTCCATCTGTTCCAGCTGGGTTAGCTAGGTCACCCAGTTTGATTTTCGGTCTTTTAGGTGGCGGTGAACCAGATCGGGTTGAAAATGTGATGCGAGAGGATGATTCGGATGATGAGCCAGATCACATATTGGGGGACAGTGATGAGGATACTTCTAGGAACCCACCAGCACGTCAGGGGCCATCCAGTTCTGGGTCACACCAACACCCGCCGCATTTCTCAACGTTGAACTTGGAAGCCGTCGCCCAGCAACCGGACATAGATCCCACTTTCGAAG AGTCAGATCATCTGAAGTATCATGGGATATGCAAGGAGTTCGAAAACGGTTGCACGTGGATGGTTCGCATTACACTTCGACAGCGTAAAGGTAATTGGGAGGTTAGAAGGTACAATGGAACTCACACTTACTTGGCCACTTTGATTTTGAGCGACCACCGACAGCTCAATCACCATGTCATTTGTGCGAGGATCTTTCCGTTGGTTAGAGCGGATGTAGCAGTTACGATAAAGGTGTTGCAAGAAGCTACTGAGGCAACCTATGGATTCAAGCCTAGTTATAGGAAGGTGTGGATGGAAAAACAGAAGGCAGTTGCATAG